The Anomaloglossus baeobatrachus isolate aAnoBae1 chromosome 4, aAnoBae1.hap1, whole genome shotgun sequence genome contains the following window.
TAGAaaaatggcaagaagaaagccctTTGTGAAAGCATTCCATAAGAAGTCTtgtggacacagctagcatgtcaaaaaaaggtgctctggtcagatgtaaccaaagtagaactttttgggttaaatgcaaaatgctatgtgtggtggaaaaaaTAACACTGCACATTATCCTGAAAACACCATtgccaccgtcaaacatggtggtgacagcatcatgctgtggggatgcttttcttcagcaagtacAGGGAAACTGATCAGAATTCATTGGAAGTgagagacaaacacagggaaatCTTGTATGAAAATCTCTTAAATTAATTAGAAAACCTCATATCTTTTCCCCAACACTTCACaactacttgctacttagtgtcagTATATCACATAATATCCCAATAAAACATGTATAACTTtccatatatttatttatacatatcTATATCAACGTTATACATTTGATTATTACATATATTCACTATCACATTTATGAGACTGGGTTGTCAGCTCATTGTTCTACTTTTGCTCTTATGATAAATCTATATAACTGTATTATTAATCTTGCGTTTTTGCACATATCTCTCATATATAAATCTAATACCCATCCAACCCCTTTAGTGTGTTGCCTGTATGAAAAATTGTATCTTCCCTGTTCTTATTGTTTTTAGACTACTCTATGACTGAATAAAGTAGTTCAATAATTAGGGAATGTTATGTACTTTTGTGATAGGTGTGATGTTTTCTCCAAAGGTACATAGCTATATGGTGTATGTGTTATATAAACCAAGATCCATTATTAGGAAAATATATATAGCTCTAGCTCTAGTTAGATTACTAATAGTAACTGACTTGTATCTTGCTTATAATTGTAGGTATTCATACCAACCCAGTATGGACTGGTTTTTATTTCAGTTCAAAACCAAATAGTGCTACAAGTGAGGTTTTATAAAAAGTAATTGCATTCTTTATCAAATAAACATCACTTTTGAGCAGTTGCTTCTATTTTCTACAGGAAAGTGAAGAAGATGGAAATATGTTTCCAATACCATTAAGCACTGTAAACACTAAAAACCAAATACATGGACAAGAAGCTCAAGCAACAACTGCTCAGTACACAGAAGAGTTGAGTTCTCAGCCTTACGAACCAACACCAGAAACATGGAAGGACCAATTACACAGGCAGTCTGATCGACTTAAGAATTTGTTATATCCTACCCTGCAGCCTTCAGTGAAGCCATCTGTTACCTCTCTTGATGCAAATAAGGTGAAACCCTCCATACAAGCTGAAGAAGTCCATAAAACAAACGAGCTTAAAAGTAAGGTTGAATTATGGGTACTAAATGTCTCCGACAGCACCAAATCACCTTCTGAAAATGAGAGTCACACCAATGCTATTAATGAACTTCCTGTGACCACCCCTAGTTGGAAGAGGATGATCATGATGCCGACTGAAAAATCTAGTTCCAGTGATGATGACACCTCCTTCAATACAACAGCCATCTTTACATCAATGGTCACTGCACTAAAACCCACTCAGGGAGATAACATTTTATCACAATCTCCTCAATCAAGTACTAATGAAGATATATCCCCTGACACTGATAATGAATTTATAAACCAAGCAGTCGATGAGACGCTCAGTGCATTGAATACTACTTCTCAACCTAATGTTCTTACAGAAGAGATGAGGCGTGTGGTCAATACTGAAGTTATTTCGTCTTCATCTTCTGGCAGTGCAGGGCTGCCACCATCAACTTTGCTTTCTGATTTGGAGAAGCCCTACACTTCAACATCTTTTTCTCCTCAGGAATCATTTCAGTCTGTCTCTCCAAGCCTTGAACAACATGGCTCCACTTCTTCTGCGACTGAGGTACTCTCTCAGACAACTCAACCAGTATCAAATGGTGAGATACCTCTTCAACCCTCATACGCTAGTGAAGCTTTTCCTCTAGTTACTCCTTTGTTGTCTGCCACGCAGTTCCTGAAAGCTACCCCTGCTACTTCAGATGTTGGTCAGATCCTGCATGCCACACCTGTATTTCCCAATGTTGATGTGTCATTTGAACCTTCCCTGTCTTCCTATGATGGCGTTCCTTTGCTTACACtttcctccacttcctccagtagaGAAGTGTTTCGCCATCATGCAGATTCAGAAATGTTCTCACAAGTCACGCAGACTGTTGCAACTGACACCCTTTCTTTGCATGTTTTTTTGGCCTTGCCTGAAACCAATGCATTAGGTCAGCCAAGCCAAACACATTCTTCTGATGTAAAACCACATCAGACTGCTCATGCTGCTTCTGAGATGCTAACACATGGCCATGAGGGTGACACCTTTAATAATATTCAATTGAGTTCTCGACTTGAACCTTCAAGCACTGATTTAAAGATGCATGTACTTTCCACGGTGTCTGAATTTGCCTATCCTTTTTCTAATAATTTGGCTTCCACAGAACCCTTTGCTGTCTCCTCTGACTCATCAGCCTCTGTGCATGATTCTGTTGGCGTATTTCACCAGGGTACCTTAACTACAATGCCTAGCAGAGAACTACTGCTTAATCCAAGTACTGTAATATCACAAAGGGATATTTTACTCCAGCCTACACACACCATTTTTAGTGAAGGGGATAATTCAGACACATTTTCTGGTAGTGGGTATTTTCTGAATGGGATAGATGATTTGAAAAGTCTTAATAAGTCTTCAACTTCTACAGTAGCTCCAGTAAAATACACCATACTTGAGCGAAATCAAAGCCAGCCAATTACTGTAGGTCCCACAATAGATGACTTTGACACTGGACCACAGTCTACCTCTACTTATGGTGAAGTAGCTTTACATAAAGAACATCAAGTGATGGCAGGTATTTCTTCATCTGATGTAATAAGGGAAACTAAATTTTCACCTGCAATCAATCCAGTGTCTCTACCCACTACTAGTAATTTTGATGCTGACATTAACCCAATGTCAGAAAATCTGCTACCTGTTCAGGCATTGAATGCTGTATCCACAACCTCTGGTGATATATTGCTTAAAGCTCCGCTTGCTGCAGCCTCAAAAACTGTCTCTGCTTTTACTGATATGCTACTTTTGCCAACTCAGGATGTCTTTTATGAGATACCAGAAAAAGCCATTAACGAAGCGATGATGCAGACTGTTTCGCAGTTGCCTAATACTAGCATTGCTTCAGCTGTACCCAGTGTTGGAGAGTTGAATGAAACATCCAGTTCCTATCACCTTGACTCTAACACTGGCTCTGTGCTGCTACCTTCTGTCGGTGCTGCTGCTGAGTCTTTGTCGCATTCTACATATGTTCCTCCTGTTGGTAATTCCTTGTCTCCAAGCTCAGATCAGCCTTCATATTCCCAGCAAACTATGTCCGTCTTGCATGAGAATGTTGTTACACCTCATTTGTTCTCTAATGTAAATTCTGCTGTAAATGTATCACAGTCAGATGGTAAAGAGATAACTGTTAAGCCGTTTAATATTGTACCTGTCTATGACTCTGCAATGTCACAGACAATTTCTGCTCCATTGTTGCCTTCTAGTATGTTACCGCAAGACACTGCCTTGTATGTCCATACACCACCATATGCTTACCCTGCGCATGTTGTGTCATCACAGTATGCAAAAGGCAGTGTGTTATCCACCTCTGCTCTTGAAAGAAAAGCTAAAGAGTCTGTTCATCATCCTGTTATTTTACCAAATGTGTATGTTTCTGTTACAGCTGATTCTCCAAACAGTGAGAGTCCTAGCACATTATCAATGTTAACAGCTACATCTCAATCTACAACAGATGTGTTATCTACTGTCAGCACTAATACCAAAATGGGCTCTTCTGTAGTGGATGATGGCTATCTTGTAGCTAGAACAGATTCCACACCACTTACAGAACCCCAAGAGAATGCGGTAGCTGATATTAGTAGTTTTGTGTACGACGGGATGGAGAAGAGTCATACAAGTACAACTCAAGCCACTGAACAGCCTGAAGAAGGAAGTACATTATCTACAACTGCATTCGACAACCCAACAAGCCATTACATGGAAGAAACAAGCCATTCAACACCTCCAAGTGTTGACCTGAAGATGCACAGTGACCCAGCTGTTCTGGAAACGCATATTCAGACTGATAATGTTGCCTCGGAAAATACATCTGAGTCAAGTTCTTGGGCAGTTCTGACTAGCGATGAAGAAAGCGGCTCTGGTCAAAGTACCTCAGATAGTCTTAGTGATAACGAGACTTCTACAGATTTTAATTTTTCAGATCTTAATGACAGAGACAAAGACTTTGAGGTTGCAGTTGAACCAGGTAAAGCAGATTTAACTCCTGGATCAGAAATGACATCACCACCATCTATAAGTATTGATCGTTCAACAGTAGCCAACGATTCTGAGGCAGGTTAGTGGTGGAGCATACAGCTGGATGCAATATTGCCTCTTACGATATGAAATTATTATTCTATGTTTCGTGAAACACCGGCAATATTCTGATCTATTATGTAGTATGAAAATAGTGTTATTGAGATTAGAAAATTTAGTGTGTGGAAGGGATACGTGGCAGATTTCATGTTGCCAAGTTTATAGAATCAGTCAGTTAACTGAAAGGTAACAGTTTTTTCAAGCCGGCAGTGTAGACATGTCCATGGTAAGTTTGCCTATCATTTCGGGAAGACTGCAGGATTTTAGATACAGTATTGTTTTGAGTTAGTTAGTACTTTTTGAAATGTAACTGATGTCTTAAAATAAACAGTAATATTAAACTTGAGCCACTATGATGATTCCTAACATAGCTTGCGCTTCTTTTAATCATTTGGTTATGGGTGCACTAGCCTCTGCTACTTTTTGTGTGTTCTCTTGCTTTGCTTTCCTTTGCTTTTGGAACCTAATCAAATAAATGCGTTAACTAATGTAACAACCATGCAACCAATTGTTACATATGAATGAATGCATGCAGCATGTACTGAACAAATAATGGTTTCTCTGCAACAAGGTTTACAAAAAAAGATGGTTTGTTCCCTCTAACTGTGGATTATGTACCAAAAAGAAAATGGGTAATTACGGGCAAAACTCAGCATTGTCATAGGAGGCATGAGTGTTTTTTTACACCTAAAATTGCTCTCCTTTCTCTAATACACAGAACTATAGAACATTTTAAAGGTGTCATCCAACCACTTGGAGAGCATCTGGCAATGTATTAGCTTTTTTATTCCAAAGCAATCAAACTTGACAGCAAAAATAGAGACTTGGTATTGGCAAGAATATATGACTTCTGAAGTATGTATACAAAATatcctaaggctgggttcacatttcTCCATTTGAGAAAAATAGTCTGgttatgctaatcagactctgatgAGACTTTGATCAGAGTCTGATCACAGTGGAAACTTTTTCTCAGAGGTGGAgaataaaaaaaagtttctccatcttcttcatTATGTCAATCCGTGATAATCGAACAGCACTCATGTCATACAAGTGTGGTCTGATATTTTCACAGACCCACAGGCTGAGTGCCCTCTGATTCTTGGAGACAAATTgtgcatgctgagattgttttccTTGGACCACGTGGTCGGAGGAAAAGACAGACatctgaataacattggtctgtatGCAACCCGATTTTTTTGCCGGATAGCATTCAGACCGAAAATACAGTCATCTCTACACAAGCCGTAAGACGACAGCTATAACCATATTCACCTAAATAGCTATTCCTATTTTCATAAATAGATATTGTTAGACAGTGCTTGTAAATATAATCAATGTTGTAATTTACTGGTTGTTAAAATTTGTAGGCGTTCTTGACATATTAACACTTATCTTTTGTTTAAATCTTATTGCCTAGAAGACCGACTACCATTGTTGTCTCAGTTGTAAGCACTGAACTAAAACTGGCTAGAATTAGAAGGTAACAGCACACTACAGTGATCTTTGCCTGCTTCAAAATGGTGCtttcaaattaaataaaaaaagatcTTATAAGTACTGCATATATTTTACTGTCCGGCAACAGCCAGCAGTAGTTGGTCTCCAAGACAATGAGCTACAGACAAAAGTGTTAAGGGGAACCTGACACaagatgttcataatacttacctaacagtcagtgcggagcagactggtcggatgggcgtctccgttctccgggtcccgcgcctcctctttcagccatcttcatcctccttctgaggctagtgtggatgacacgttctacgccatctacactagccgacagagAGATCCTGCGCaggggcactttgatctgccctgagtaggacagattaaagtattgtagtgcacctgcgcaggacctcactgtcggctagtgtagatgacgtagaatgcatcatccaCACATAGGTtccgaaggaggatgaagatggagacgctcatctgaccagtctgttccgcactgaccgttaggtaagtattataaacatccggtgacaggttccctttaatatctcaAGAACAACTAAAACTGTTAACAGGCAGTTAATGTCAAAATTTCTTGTATTTACAAGTAAAATAGTATTTACATGCACTTACAGACTATACCAATTCATGAAGATAGTAATATAAACCCATTAGTGGTAGGGAAGCAAAAATGAAGGAAAACAAGGGTTCCAGATTCTGGTAGAAAACTTATTAAAAAATAAATGTTATTCCATCATTAAAAGAAATGAGCACCATACCAACTATGAAGTGGCAGTACAGGAAGCAAAAGGCAACGCGTTTTAAATGCAATCCAGCATTCATTCTTAAGCTGGATTCAGTTCGAAACGCATGGCCATGTGCTTACTGTACCGCCACGTCATAGTTTGTATGGTGCTCATTTATTTTAATGATGGAATAAAATTCATGTTTTAATAATTTTTCtaccagaaaaaaaaatatattgctcCACTCTAGTCAGAGAGTTGTTCGTTGCATACTGGACTACATACATGTGGTCAGCTGGTTTTCCCTTCCTTCTATTCCCTTTACTGTAGGTAAGCAAATATTCCTTATCTATCACTTTGCACATCTCTTTTAAATTCACTACTGTAGAGACCTAGTTTTAGTTTTTACTGGGCATCATAGACAATAGGACTGATGATAACTGTAATCCCAGATCTGGCAGAAGGAAGGAAGATTTCTTATCACATTCTTCATTAATCTATATGTACTCTAATCCGATTGTGTTTTCGTTAAGTTAGGTATCAAAAAGTGACCACTATGTGAGCTTTATTATTTTCCTCTAGATTTTAGAAACTTGCCTGATACCATGGAAGCATTTTTTTTACCATTGCAATTTTCTCACAAGTCTATTGTTACAGTGCTAATTTTGTTTCTTTCCTCTGGTAGACCTACTAAGGAAAGAGGTATATTTTTAAACACATATGTTATCAGACCTACCCCTGCAAGCTTATTGTCCTTATTTTTTATGTAATTTCAGATTCAATCAGGTCTTCCACCTAGAAATGTATAACAAAACTGACGTGTTAgataggggcgtacatagaaatcatggtgcccgatagcagaatttctaattgccccccccaaaaaaaaaataaaaaaataaaaaataaaatatatatcatCGAGAGCATATCACACAAATCTGAAGGCCTTACAaactaattttcctcctattgagacCCTAGAtttccctttcattgcacccaGAATGTAATGATGCCAAAAAAGTGTCTCACAAACACTGCACAATACCcttacagtgaattcctccacagtaccctccacatgcaaagtatgatgaccctactgtacaccCCTTCAACTactccaacacagtatgatcccccactgtGACCCCCCCATACCTGTCCACACTGTATAAAgaaccctacatacagtataatgtgcctacATAAAGTACAATGGCCTCAacattgtataatggcccccactagccctccatattgtataatacccccgcatagtcctccatgcattataatgccccccgcatagtcctccatgcattataatgcccccacatagtcctccatgcattataatgcccccctgcatagtcctccatgcattataatgctccctgcatagtcctccatgcattataatgccccccgcatagtcctccatgcaatatAATGCAGCAGGGTTACAGAAGTGCATGTGTCACAACTTTTCAGCCTTTGCAAGGTAATTTTACTCCTATTGAAGCTGCCAGATTCCCCTTTAATTGCCTCTATAGAGTATGATGCCTATAAAAGAGCCCCCTcaagcacagtatgatacccccacagtgaactcCTCCACACACTCAGTATGGTGACCCTACTGTAAGCCCCCTGGCAAATTactgtgaccccaacacagtatgatgcccccactgtgacctccacacagccctccatacgttAGAATGGGCATCCAACCAGTAGAATGGCCTCCATTCCCCTCCAGACAGTATCATGGCCCCAATACAACCCTCTACACTGTATATTGGTCCCctttagccctccaaacagtatactgGCCCCCACATAGCGTTCCAAATATTATAATGTGCCAACATAGCCCTCAATATAGTGTAATAGGCCCACATAGTTCACCATACAGTATAATGAACCCTGCATAGCACTCCATATACTGTAATGAGCCCAcatgtcctccatacagaataatgggccccgcatagccctccatatagtctaATGTGCCCGCATAGTTCTCTATACAGTATTATacgccccgcatagtcctccatatgataTAATGAGATCCACATTACCCTccttatagtataatgggcctcacaaagTCCTCCATGCAGTACAATGGGcttgcatagtcctccatgcagaataatgggcccgcatagtactccatacagtataataagcCCTGCATAGTGATGCCATACAGAATAGCGGGCcacacattgtcctccatatagtataatgcaccatacATGGGCCTCCATACAGTTTAATGGACCTCACATAgttcttcatatagtataataagccccacattgccttccaaatAGCATAATGGGCCCCATATTGCTTTCCATATAGTATGCTGCCCCATATTGCTTTTCATATAGTATAATCCTCCCACATTGCCTTTCATGTAGTATAATGCGGTCCCCATAgccttccaaacagtataatgggcctcacaatgttataattgatttaaaaaaaaaaaaaaaattactcacttGTCTTTGGTCCCCCAGtgctctgcagctctgcacatctcagcataCCGAGTGTTCTGTAGTAATGTCACCGGACCCACTACGCTGAGACATCAGGTCTCAGACACCGAGAGAGAATGATAAGGAGGGAGCAAACTGGTCAATCTTTCATCATCACTTTCCACTGTATCGGCATCcgtgatgccaatacaattgaaagtccGATACCAGTCGGGGGACCCATTTCCAGCACTGTCACCGGGCCCCATGATTCACAGGCCTCATAGTGGCTGCATGGTCTGCTGCCATAGCAGTATACTGCTGTCTCTGACACTGTCCAGTCAGTGCTGGCAATGTCAGATTGTGAAGGGAACTGCTCTCAAAGGGAATGGTGACACTCGATTGTCACTGTTATACAGATATAGGAGGATAAAGAATAACCGCATAATGCAGATGTGCATAACACGATACAGAGATGTTATTTCATTCAGAATACAAAGATTTACTAAAGAAGAGATATCAGCTCCTCCCAAAAATATCCTTATTTCAGTGTTTACTTCACGAGTCAGAGACCTGTGTATGATTACACCACGAAAGTAAAATCCCCTACCCATATTTTTGTTAAATGCCTTTAAAATAACTTTCACCAATTATCATTAAAGATGTAAAATGCAATTAGTAAATAGGCTTGGTGAATGTATAATGTGTGGATACACAGAGTAATGTATATAGAGTTACATTAACACTATATACAAATGTTTACACTCCCGCTATTATTATTTTATAATCTTTTATTAACTAAAATGACTTAAAATAAAGTGTAAATACTTCTTAATTTCTGAAATACAGCTATGTCACCACTAGAAGGCAGTGTCCCATCAGGAATTTGTAACACAACCATCCACTCTATATGGAGCACAATACATAACAGTATACAAAAAGGATACTCCACGTTACATGTTACCTAAAGTAAATTTTACATATCCGTTTCTGCATTACGCACATCTATACAAAATAATAGGAAGATTATAAGGGATAATACTAAATACTAATTGGACGAGCtaaaatgattagtgatgagtgagtgtgctcgccactgcttgttactcgattATGGATGCAGTTGCTCTGATGCGACTTTAGtatagagtataatggaagtcaatgggaaactcaaacattttCAAACTTAGATGCTCGAggctcgatcgagtaacgagctGTAGCGTGCACCCTCGTCTATCACTAGAAAGGattagtcaatggagctgggatccacaatgcagccaaaacttcagaagaatgttggcatttcacaatgcagctagggaaagagagagacagagacggacaaagagacagacagggaaagaaacagaaaagggaagagacagaaagggaaagagacagaaagggaaagagacagaaagggaaagagacagacagggaaagagacagacagggaaagagacagacagacaaagagacagacagacacagacagacaaagagacagacacagacaaagagacagacagggaaagagacagaaagggaaagagagaggcagacagggaaagagagagagacagacagggaaagagatagagagacagacagggaaagagacagacagacagagaaagagacagacagacaaagagacagacagacacagacagacaaagagacagacacagacaaagagacagacagggaaagagacagaaagggaaagagagaggcagacagggaaagagagagacagacagggaaagagagagacagacagggaaagagacagagaaacagagagagagacacagagacagacagggaaagagagagagacagacagagactcggagagagacagggagacagttactattccgggcaacgctgggtactacagctagttatttcaTATTCTTGTATAAGCACTTGCAAAATTTCAAGATCATTCACTTAAACAGGTTGCCCAGTGGTTTTATTTTGATGACAGACAAATGTAATCACTTGGAGAAGCTTTTCAGCACAGTGCCATCCTCTACCGTATATAGTGCTACTGCAGATCCATTCCTATTCATTCAAATAGTCGTGGATGTGAAATATTCGGTCATGGCCAACATGCTGTTGATGTCACTGTGCTGTGCGGCTCCTCAACTGATCACATCCAGGTGCCaccagcaccaagaacagctgatcagcacagGTGCCAGGTGACAGACCCCCACCTATCTGATATTGATCACTTATCCTAACAACAGGCCATTAATATAAAAGTACTGGAAATCCTCTTTAAATCTTTGCTACATGTTGGATGCTCCTGCTAAATGGAATAAATGCtatgaatatatacagtatataactgtATATAACTTCAGTTTAGATTTTTTTTACTCTAGTTCATATATATGGTAATGCTGTTTCATTTATTTATACTCTATTACCTAGTATATTGAAAACTATTATAATTTGGCATCAGAGCTGTCATTCTTGGTGCTAGCAGCAAGGGGGCGATCATGCTGTTTTACCTTAGCACACCATGTACGCAGCACATAGATTTTTCTATAGCCATTAAATGAGTGAGATTCATTTGAAAACCAGAAGAGACCAGTGCATACTGCGATTTTTATATGATACGAACACTCAATCTGGATGAAAATGACCTCTCACTAGAACAGCCCTGTCCATATACTATGCAAAGTCATAAATCTAAATCAATGTACACTTGTGTGATTATGCCCTGAAGGCCAGGGCTACACAACGATGTCGTGGAAGAACCGTTCTCTGTCAAGGCATGACCATAGACACTTGTCTGTGACTTGCTGTAGAGCAAGTATTTTTGAGCTGTGATTTTGCTGTAAGTAAATCAGTCATGGTGCAGATTAGTCACATCCAAGTCGTATGTGACTCACATTGAAGCCTATGGCAAGTGTATTGAGTACTTATGTAGTGACTGAAACTCCAACACAATTAGAAACCATGCGACTTTTGTGTCGCAGTTGAAGTATGTCACAGGTCACAATGTAAGACCCTAGGAAGTCCAGTGTTGTATTGTGTCAATACAGATTCTTTATGGCCACGTATCACTAGCTGGAGCTAACTCATGATAAATCAGTttaccttaaaggggttctccactactcaGATAACCCCTTTTCAATCCATGTTTCCACCTTTTAAAATAACACCTACACTCACCTCCAGTGCCAGCGCTGTTCCATCAGTGTCAGCACTATCTCTTTCAGGACAGTGTGACAGTGTTATGTCACGGgtttcctgcagccaatcatcggCTGCTTTACTCTCTCCGCCTTCGGACATAGCACATATATCCAGAGGAAGAAAGAGCAGCCAGATGTAAGCGATTTGTCCAAAGGTGGAGAGAGAGgcagcctctgattggctgcaggaaaCCCATGACCTAACACTGTTCCACTGTCCCAAAAGAAAACAGCGCCAGCACCGTAGGTGAgtgtaagtgtttttattttaaaaggGGAGACAAATACAGATTGAGAAGGGGGTTGTCTgaatagtggacaatccctt
Protein-coding sequences here:
- the PTPRZ1 gene encoding receptor-type tyrosine-protein phosphatase zeta isoform X1, which encodes MLRVRCLLACLQLLSAWQVGLVSGYRQQPKVIEAIDWSYTESFSQTNWVKKYPACNGAKQSPINIDENLTQLNMNLKKLTFHGWEQTSNHTLIRNTGKTVEINLTGEYYLSGGALDAAYRASRITFHWGKCNATSEGSEHSLEGQKFPLEMQILFFNDNQFESLDDAIKENGKLKALSVLFKIGEENTNYNAIINGVDSVHRFGKKAVLDPFVLLDLLPNYTDKYYTYNGSLTTPPCSETVEWIVFKDPATISEFQLEYFCEILTMQQSGYVMVMDYLQNNYRQQHYKFSGQVFSSYTGIEEILEPVCSSEPEDVQAESQNSTSLLITWKRPRVVYEAVIERYLVYYQQLQGEDQTKHEYLTDGYQDLGAILYNLLPNTSYVLQVVALCSNGLYGKRSDQVVLDMATDNPGNDLFLDVTETEEDIGESEEDGNMFPIPLSTVNTKNQIHGQEAQATTAQYTEELSSQPYEPTPETWKDQLHRQSDRLKNLLYPTLQPSVKPSVTSLDANKVKPSIQAEEVHKTNELKSKVELWVLNVSDSTKSPSENESHTNAINELPVTTPSWKRMIMMPTEKSSSSDDDTSFNTTAIFTSMVTALKPTQGDNILSQSPQSSTNEDISPDTDNEFINQAVDETLSALNTTSQPNVLTEEMRRVVNTEVISSSSSGSAGLPPSTLLSDLEKPYTSTSFSPQESFQSVSPSLEQHGSTSSATEVLSQTTQPVSNGEIPLQPSYASEAFPLVTPLLSATQFLKATPATSDVGQILHATPVFPNVDVSFEPSLSSYDGVPLLTLSSTSSSREVFRHHADSEMFSQVTQTVATDTLSLHVFLALPETNALGQPSQTHSSDVKPHQTAHAASEMLTHGHEGDTFNNIQLSSRLEPSSTDLKMHVLSTVSEFAYPFSNNLASTEPFAVSSDSSASVHDSVGVFHQGTLTTMPSRELLLNPSTVISQRDILLQPTHTIFSEGDNSDTFSGSGYFLNGIDDLKSLNKSSTSTVAPVKYTILERNQSQPITVGPTIDDFDTGPQSTSTYGEVALHKEHQVMAGISSSDVIRETKFSPAINPVSLPTTSNFDADINPMSENLLPVQALNAVSTTSGDILLKAPLAAASKTVSAFTDMLLLPTQDVFYEIPEKAINEAMMQTVSQLPNTSIASAVPSVGELNETSSSYHLDSNTGSVLLPSVGAAAESLSHSTYVPPVGNSLSPSSDQPSYSQQTMSVLHENVVTPHLFSNVNSAVNVSQSDGKEITVKPFNIVPVYDSAMSQTISAPLLPSSMLPQDTALYVHTPPYAYPAHVVSSQYAKGSVLSTSALERKAKESVHHPVILPNVYVSVTADSPNSESPSTLSMLTATSQSTTDVLSTVSTNTKMGSSVVDDGYLVARTDSTPLTEPQENAVADISSFVYDGMEKSHTSTTQATEQPEEGSTLSTTAFDNPTSHYMEETSHSTPPSVDLKMHSDPAVLETHIQTDNVASENTSESSSWAVLTSDEESGSGQSTSDSLSDNETSTDFNFSDLNDRDKDFEVAVEPGKADLTPGSEMTSPPSISIDRSTVANDSEAEFSNQEASNSSHESRVGLAEGLESQEKTIIPLVVVSSLTFICLVVLVGILIYWRKCFQTAHFYLEDNTSPRVISAPPAPVFPVSDDVGAIPMKQFPKHVADLHANSGFTEEFEEVQNCTVDSGITCDNSNHPDNKNKNRYINIVAFDHSRVKLSQVGEKDGKPTDYINANYVDGYHKPKAYIAAQGPLKSTAEDFWRMLWEHGVEVIVMITNLVEKGRRKCDQYWPNDGSEEYGTFLVTQKNTCVLAYYTVRTFTLRNIKIKKGSQKGRLNERVITQYHYTQWPDMGVPEYSLPVLTFVRKASTAKRNANGPVVVHCSAGVGRTGTYIVLDSMLQQIRQEGTVNIFGFLKHIRTQRNYLVQTEEQYIFIHDALVEAILSRETEVAESHIHAYVNALLTTAPSGKMRLEMQFKLLSQPNILQCDYSTALKAQNRDKNRTSSIIPVERSRVGLSSLAGEGTDYINASYITGYHESNEFIITQHPLLHTIKDFWRMIWDHNSQIIVMLPDNQNMAEDEFVYWPNRDEPITCDTFTVSLAGEDHVCLSNEEKLIIQDFILEATQDDYVLEVKHFHCPKWPNPDSRMSKTFELINLIKEEAANKDGPIVVHDEYGGVTAGTFCALSTLMQQLEKENSVDVYQVAKMINLMRPGIFTDLEQFQFLYKAILSLVSTRQEGQVAGMESNGSALPDGNTSESLESLV